TCTGCAGCCCTGTGGCTTTACTCAGCCCAAGGCAGAACATCCTGAAGGGTGATGGAAGGGCACAGTCAGTGTGATgtggctcctcctgccctcgcACTTGTTTATCACACTAGCTCGGTTTTGCTGGGCAATATGTGGTGCTGATGTGATCACCTGTGCATGAAGAATAGAAAAGAACGGCCCAACCAAGCAGCCTGAAGGGAACCCAGGGACTAAAACCTGCTGAATGCATGCCATGTTTATGCCCAGCAGCAAATGAAGTCATCAAAAATACAGTCAGTGAGTGACAATCTGTAATCAAGAGCAGTGTCTTACTGTATTGAATGTCTAATACGTGAGATgtgtttctgctgcatttctggaCAAGACACCAGAAAGAGGATAGAGGAAGCTGCTATGTTACTGTAAACCAAAAATAGAACACATGGAGTATCTTTACAGGTTTTATCTTACTTACATGTTTCCAACTGCTATTGTCATCTGTCTCCCAGGTGTTCCTGGTGTACCAGGGAAactctccttttaaaaaatgaccacttttattttcattcctttccagcagccttagcaaatattttgagatttCTTCCCACTGCAGATACTCTTCCAGCTGCTTGATATTGTTAGGTAATGCTGAAAATGgtgtcttgttttcttcttcaaaacCGTAAGGAAAATCTCCAGcgctttttttccccattaaatgTCCTGTAACAAAAATTAAAGTAGCACAAAATTAACCAAAAGATTTGATTTTGTAAAGATTTGATTGTCCAAACATCAGCAGGACTTTGCTACAgactggggaagggaaggggctAGGTAATGTCCAATTGCAGCACTACTGGGACTGAAGACTTTGTCAGAGTCACACACAATaaatttcttttgtctctcGTGTTATATTGTCAGAGAAAACGCGTCTAAGAAAGGGGCAGCGATAACCAAGCACTTTGCCTGGAGATAGAGAGAGGTGCTTGGTAAAATTTGCCGGAATAGAAGCGCACAGAGAAGTTGTAGGTTTCGGACTTACCCTGCCTGGACACGGGACGCAGGAACCGCGCGTCCCAGCGCCTCTGTAGGAGTTAAAGCGCACTTACCCACCGCCCAGTGGCTGCCGCGGGGGTAGATCTTGGTGAGCGCGGGGGTCCCGCCGGGCTGCAGGGGCGCCGCTCGGCCCTGCGCCGTCAGCAGCGCCAGCGCCAGCAGCGGCAGCGCCGCGGGCCGCCCGCCGCGCATCGTGCCCCGCCGCCGGTGCTGCCCCGAGCCGCGCTCCGCTGCGCCTCCGGCAGGGCTCCGaagcgccgcggccgccgcccccaTTTATCCGGAGCCGGGCCCGGCGTGAGCGGAGCCCCCGCGCCTGGCGCCTCCTCACggcccgctccccgccccgcgGGGGGAGCCGAGGCGGTGCCGCCCCGGGCTTCTCTCTCGGGTTACCTCCGCGGCGCGGGCACGGCCCGCAGCCTCCCGCCCCGACCGCCGAGGCTCCGCGCCTCGGGGCGCCCCGGGGCGGGGCTGCCGGCAGCGCCCGGGCACCGGAGCTCCCCGGAGAGCGGCGGAGCCGCTGCGGGCAGCCGGGAGCTGCGGGGTCAGCTCAACCCGCCCCGAGGGACCGCACCGTGCCTCGCCCGCACCTGAGGCAAGGGGCCTCGCTGTCCCTCGCTGCAACAGAAAACCTCGCTCAAAGagcttattttaatttccagtatCACCTAAATTACCTGCCACTAGTGACAGTGGACGGGCATCTACAGggctttctgctttgtttgcaCGGGCGCCCTTTAAACTTTGCAGCACCCTGAGGCACCTGGAACTGGCCAATTTTGTGGTGAATGGATGAAAAGAACTGCTCCCCGAAGAGGTAGCGCAGGGAAAAGATGGAGATAGTATAACCTTGGAAAGGCCCTGAAATGGAACATTTAAAGTGGTTTCACTGGAGCAAAGGTGGGCGAGCAGTGATGGGATAGGAAGTCCTGATGGGCCCTTTGTCCCCCAGGagaacagcagggacaggatgaaGCCACGTGTAATGGGTGCAGTTTATGCGATCATTTTGCTGTCTAGAGAACTATGGCAGGAGGTGGGATTcacaaggagcagagctgactgTAAGGAacctgccagctcctccagctaGCCCCACATGACTTGAACTGAACTATCCTCACTGGAAGCTCCCACGGATGTGAATTAACATAATCTTTGGACAAACTCTTGTACAATTCCTATTGAAGTCAATTGTATATCCTGCTGTATTGAGCCAAATTGTTCCCTCGTTTAGTCACAgtttgttttgccttcttttaCTGATTAATGTgattcattcttttcttttggttatTAATTATGCATTCCTGCTTAATTCACAATAGTACTCTCCTGCCTCAAGTTtcactgtgctgtctgcagtaCAGCTACAGACATGTGTTCTGTGCTGAGTGACAGCTGATCAAATAAAATACTGCCATCCAGAGAAACTTCTAATTGTTTGGAGCAATCAAGGCAGGAAACTAAAAAATTCAGGAAACTGtccattttcagaaaacaaaccccaaactaaCCAAACATGAATTCTTACTCAGTTCCTCGTTGCCTGGTAGTCCCAAATCTTTTAGCAAAAATACCatgcaaacaaataaacctTTCTTGTATGTTGTATATGTACTAtgtctttattatttatttgcttgttaaTAAGgatttattataattattaatttattacccttctaagaaaaacaaaaacttgaCAATATTGGGAAATATTATTCTGGACCCCCCACAACAGAAAAGGAACCAGATACAACCAAAGGATGTTACGAACTGTGAGTGACTCAACCCACTCAAGACAATCTTTCTCTTTAAGAAGAAGCCTAGTAACATCAATTTGTGTTGGAGCATCAAGAAACAGCTCTCTCCGTTTTAAAATACCCTTCCTCATTTTATATATCCCGTGGCAAAGCAAAAAGTTGCTGTGCTTCATGGCAGGAAAACATTTATGGTTTTCAAATGCTATTACCACAATAACACATAACACCCTTCAATCTGCTTCCTTTACATTTTAGACAACCATCATTGTTCTATCAGCAACGCACATTTGATGGCTATAAAAAGGGATAATATAAGAATGGTGTGGCTTTCATCATTCTTTTTGTAGGGACCCTGGTGTTAGACACAGCCAGGATGTATGTACAGAACAAACACTGGTGGAAGCCTATCTCCAACGTAATAACAGGCGTGACCACCGAGGAATACTCTGTAAATGTTGGAGATGCTGAATAGACTAATCTCCAGCACTTCCAACCTGCACTCAGGGCACATGTTCGGCAAATAACCTCAACATCGACTCAGTGCTGCAACAGTTCCCTGAAGAACTGAAGACATTTCTCAGAAAAGAGCTCCACAACTTCACAGAGGCTGAATAATAGGAAATAATAACATTTATCTAATAAGGCCCAGTGTAAGATAGTTGACACTGTTTGTGCTGCATTTTGGGAAGCCCAGGGAAGTTGAAGCTTAACCACAGCGATTGATTGCTCACTGCACTTTCAAtgtgtgccaggctgctggggcagccacaagTTTGGGTTTATGATTTTTGCGGTGGAGGGGTTCAACAACTGGAGAATTCAAATGGGAAGCATTTATGGACATGCCTGTGGACCAGAACAGCTTACAGAGAGCACCCAGCCCAACAGCCCGAGCCGttccaggctgcccagaagCCGGGGTATTGTCCAAGCGCTGCTGGAAAGCTGAGCCTGGGGCATCCACCTTCTCCTGAAGGAGactgctccagggctgagcaccctctcagcagggaaaggcttcCTAACACCCACTGTGActgcccctggcacagctctgagccacTGCTGTGACTGCACCCCACTGTCACAGTGGACAGCTGCAAAATGTTCAGCTGCACTCTCCAAATCAGAGCTGACTGGGCTCACGCTGGGGTAGGTGGACAGCATAAATTTGGATTTCAGCAATaccaagaggaagaaaaaaatcttactcCACATACACCGTCTCCAAAAaaccacattattttttcttaactgGGATGATACACTTCCAGGAAGACTGCATTAAGGATCCCAACATTATTCTGCCATGCCATTTATTATactcaattttatttctatacaATTTGACACAAAATAAGTACTTTTTATAATACAGGTGGACATGAAAACAGCTTAGTAGGACACAAAAGAAGTAATATTACTTGGAGAAATTCAGCAGTTGTCTGTTGAGCATGAGCTTTACAACAGAAAAGGTGTCATTATTGTAAAATAGAGTATTTTTGCAGAGGTAAGGGattacagaagaaacagaactccagaagaaaaaagcatcaTGCTGTTCCTTATCAAAGCTACAAAAACAAAGCCAGCAAGGAAAACAAGTTCTGCTTTGTTGAAGGTGCAACACTGACATTTGAACGTaagagaaaaaacaccaaatttCATAAAAGACAGTTATCAGGtaagtttttaaatgaaaaatcaattttatgtTTAACACTATTCAGGTGTTATATGATAGGTGAGAATAATACATTCTCCAAAATGGCATAAGAGTTCTGGTTTCCCCTTCCTGGCAATATCCCTGAAGTGTACTACTGCGCTATTCATTCAGTAATTTACAAGTGTTATTAAAGCCCCAGAAAACCCTTTTGTTAGGTTTGTTTAAGAGCTAGGACACAAAAGGCAGAATTGTCAACAGCCTGAACACTAGCAATGCACACAGTCCCTGAAAACCAGGCCTCTAGAAATCAGGCCATCTGGGCTTTTTTCCTTACACCATGAAGGAGCAAGTTTCAAACTCAGGGAAAAACCTCTGAGTCTCCACTGCTCAGTACCAAGTCAGAGTGAAACTACTCTCCTTGGCTGTTTTTGTCAGCCACAACCAGCCAACTTAGGTGTCAGTCTGACTAAACTCCTAGAACTTACTACATGTTCAGAGATTCTGTGTCCTTACAAGCACTGATCAAAACAGTTTGTATGGTGGAGAAAAGAGGACGCTGACAGAttaaaaataacccccaaaacaaacacgAGGGCAAAAATGGATTCAGATGCAGCGCCCGTCAAGAAAACCCACTGTGGCATGGCAAGAGAGCCCTTGGCTGCTCCAGCACGACAGTCCTCCAAAccagtgccaggctggctgAGAGCAGTCTGTACAAGGTGGTAAATACGTCATTTTGTAATCAGCCAGCAGCCAACAGCTTCACTCATTAGGTGTCGTTTATTTAGACAGGACAGAAGCTTGCACAGTTTGTAACGGTATACAGAAATGAAATCATctgaaatatattattttttaccCCCAGTACATTTCCCTTCGTTCTTGTGTTTAGGATTCCCGTTTGAGCAGTACATATGCTCCCATCACTGCCAGCAGAGCATACTgcaaagaaacacagaacacagaCTCGTTACAACTCCTCTCCACTGAGCTCTGAAAGCACAAACTGTTCAAAAGGTGCCCTCTCAAACATCACACCTTCCACAAACAGAGCTCTGGTCCTACAGAATTGCAGGAAGATTTTAAAGAGATCAGATTCCTCATAACCAGGTATCACATTTGGATACACTTAACTAACAAAATTCTAATAAACTACATGTTTTCAAATCATTACAAACACCAAATTCTACTGCCCACCAGTAAGCAAGGAAACTCAGCTCATCCTACATTACGTACCAAACTACAGAGAGAAATGTATTAATTACGTGTATGTTTAGAGGCAAGGTTCTTATTGTCTGTACTTGTTATTTTAGCActtcaaatattcaaaatgaCAGCATACATACCTTAAATTTTGGATAGTCATTCATTATTATCGTTACCATTCCTACATAGGGCAGAAACCTGTAAGTGATAGAACAGGTGAATGTAAAATTAACTCTCAGATATTACATGGAAGTATTTTAATGTTATACAATCTGGAATATTTCACTGCAATCTCATCATTTACACCTGGGACTAATGCAGATCTGAACTGGAAGTAAAATTCATTCGTTTTCCTTGATCAAAGTTCtctcagaaaatctgaaaagattTCAGCTCAGCTGGAGGGAACAAAGTCAAAAGCTCAAGCCTTGCATAAGATTCCTGTGGAATGCCAACATAATTTCTTAGGATTTTCCAGCAATTACAAGGAGAAGCTggttaattttgtattttcaggtGGACTATTTGCTAAATgtccctttccccccccccccactccACATCACTGGGAGTACAGAAAGTATAGAAAGCAactttttcaggttttctttttaactgtaATTCTGcttaagaaattttaaaatacatcagaTCTGGTTTGTGTCAACAGCAGAACTGCTTCAAGAGCTAGCTTTTCTATGTAATTACAAAGTACATTTTGCTTTACTTACCCTCTTGCTCTTCCAACAACATCTTTCTTCTCTAGCCAGTTCTGTCCTTCTTTATACAAGCCTCTATCATCAACTTCATTATTATCCCCTTTAGTCAGAAATTTGATGTTCCCATTTCCTCTAGAAGGCAATGAGGTGATAAACTAAAtagcatttcattaaaaaatctcAATTAACATCTACAAAGCAAATGAGGATGGAAAGTGCTACAAGATTAGATAACAATGTTTGCTTTTGGCCCTGCTTATTGGACAAGCACCATTAAATCATTAACATTACAAAGTTTACTGACTTTATCTATCAACAGATATTAACAAGAAACGTTTTTTGCAACACTCATAGACTGTCAATTCATGTAAGCAATTGCACAATGGACATGAAAGGGATATATTGTCCATCCAGGCACTGAACTTCCTCAACAAAAGCCCTGTGTGTTTATTACCATCTTCCACAGAACACAAATTCAAATAAACTTCTTAAGTTTACTGTCTTCAAATGAATTTTGCTCAAGTACAGAAATTAGGAGTTCTCATAAAGACAaattaagtaattaaaaaaaaaaggtgattattggaaattttgaaaaaacatGGAAGAAGAGACATTACTCAAGAAACAAACACCTTCAGTTCATGGAGCTGAAGTTCAAATATGTCAATGCTTGCCAGCTGCAGCTTAGTTTTTCACTGTGCAGAACTAGGAGCAGAACTGTGGTTTGGAAGGAAGCGTTTATCAGAGCAGGCATCTGCAATCAAGGCCAAACCAagccctctccctgctgcttttcagcaagAATTGTTGTGGGCAGTGTGGCCAAGAGACACAAGAGTAAGAAGAATCTCTTCTTTTATCCTGAGTCAAATTTGGAAAACTTCAGTTAGCAAAGCTCACACACCCTGTCAGGCTGCGCCCTGATTGTGAATCTCCACCTCCTGTCAAAAACTTGCTCTTATAACCAAAATCCTAACTGTACAAGCACCAGCATAGGAGTGGCTTCTGCTCCCACGCACGTTCCAGCTGCCAGGAttcctcctgggcacagctTTGCCTGCACCAACCCTGAGCAGCTTTGCTGAGGGGAAGGTCTCAGACCCTCGACAAGCGTGGCACAgaactggggacagcagtggatAACATCCTACAGCTGAGCTTTTTCTCACTGCATATCCTCACTTGCCTTTCTCACACACTAAACCACAATTCAACCATCACTGAAAGCCACGGGGAAGGAAAGGAgctttacaaacaaaaaaacaccaagttGCATTACTTTTCATGTACTTTGATAACTCTGTGAACTATTGGAATGTCTCTGCCTTCAACTTTAAAAACAACTATTTCACCAGCTCTGATTGGGTCATCATGGAAGTTTGTCAGGAATAGCAGGTCTCCCCTGTGAAAAGCTGGTTCCATGCTGCCACTACAAACAGCAAGAAAGAGAGAGTTTGTTGACATAAATGAAAGAAGCACCGTGACATCAAAGAACATTTAATTCTTACAGATAAACCCACAATTTCAACTGAGATCTGTAGCTTCACCCATTCAGTAGCACTGCTCAGACCTTTAACAGAACCCAAATCCCAGAAAGCAATCTGCAGTTTAGGTGAAGTGAAGGAACTTGGATTTTAAAAGGTCTGACACGTTTACCACTCCTACAAACGTCAGTGGAAACTGGGCCATGGCTACTGACAGTGTGACTTTTGCCAGAGCCCAAACACAGCAAGAAGAAAGCAAGTGTTTAAGTCCTTCTTTAAATAGGTGAGATTTCAAATTCCAAATGCACCCaaggggaagagggaggagacaaaaggcaaaacaatACCTGGACTTGAAGCAGAAAGCCTTCCCACTGACTCACCTGAGCACCACAACAATGGGGCTCTCACTGCCAGTGACCACGATCAGCCCTTTCCAGATCATTAGGGCAGAAGACACAATCATGGCAAAATTTAAGACTTGGTAATATAGCTGTGTGAAACAAGAAAATTGGGGTTTAAAGGCACTGTACCGTATTTAGAAGCACAACACAGAACTTCAACTCAGGTGCACCACAAATTTTAGGCTTTTATGCTAAAATCCTATTACAACACAAGGCTGGTGGCACAGATTGCCAAGTCAGAATCCAGCAAACTGCAGCATAAAGCTGGAATCCTCCGTGTGCCTTAGTCTTGGGTTAATCCGCTCCTGTGTGCCAGCGACAGACGCAAACAATCTGATCGAGGCTTATAAAACTGGGGAAGCGACCTGGCAAAGGATCAAACCTGGCTCGCTCACACGGCCCCGACTCCCTCCCGAGCTCAGAAACATCCCAGAGGGATATGTGGAACATCGGACTATCTGCAGAGGCTGACTTTCTGAGAGtgacttttgtttaaaaagaagagctggaggagacGGGAGACGACAAAGGATCGTTTACCGATACTGTCATACTGAAACTTCTTATCTACAAAATCACAGATTTCTGCCCCCAAATTCTCCTGCTCCGCCAGCCCTTCCAGCAGCGGATGCGCTTTAACCACACTCGTTCGTTTTTCGTTCGTTTTCTCGGCAGCACACGGGTACTATGGGGGGAAAGACCCTGGTCCGGCTTGAAAAGCCCCGGTCCCCGGCGCGGGGTGAGAGCCGCGGGGGCCCCGGGCGCAGCCCCGGTACCTGCCGCTTGTTCATGCGCCGCAGGTCCCCGAAAAGATCCatggcggccccgccgcggatcccgccgctcccgggccAGCACAACCCGCGCCCCCAGCGCAGCGCCAGGGATGACAGCGGCACCCGCGCGGCTTTCTGGGATCTGTAGTCTCCTTCCCCTCCCGACCTGCTGACGCACAGAGAAGATCACCGGCCAGGCGAACTACCACTCCCAGACGCACCGCGGCCAATGGTCCTGCTGACGAGGCCCCCTGCTTCCTGCCCCTGGAGGTGCCTGAGCAGCTGGCTGTACCGAGGGACCGTCGGTGGAGGCTCAGACGGCTCGGCTCGGCGGGAAGAGCCGCGTCTGCCCGAGAAGCACCGGGACGGCGGCACCGGTCTCCCGGAGGCGGGGAGAGTTTTGGGTCAGGCGACTGCAGCGGCCATCCTGCGGCCGCCGCTGCGTGTGGGCCGCTCATTGGCGGGAAGGGGAGCACGGGGCCGCACGCTCTGCGACGAGGGGGCGCTGTGCTGAGCGCGGGAAGGCGTGAGGGGCGGGCGGGGCtggccggcagggggcgctgtgctGAGCGCGGGAAGGCGTGAGGGGCGGGCGGGGCtggccggcagggggcgctgtgctGAGCGCGGGAAGGCGTGAGGCGGGAAGGcgtgaggggccgtgaggggccgtgaggggccgtgaggggccgtgaggggccgtgaggCGATCAGAGGGGTCATGGCGCTGTTCTCCTCACCAGCTGTGGGCAGAATCATCGCATGGCAGCAGCTAGCGGTGACCCCAGTGTTTGCTCAGGGGCTATGACACCGCCTCGGTCAGAGAGCACAGcggcccagagaagctgcagccgTCCGTGTGTGGCGGTGCCCTCGGCAGGCCTGGCGGCCGGCAGGGATGGGCCGGCGATGCCCAGAGTGGGCCTGGCAGTACGAGAgacccccagcagcacaggcaggctTCACACCCATCTCCACTTCATCGCTGAATGGTTGCGTGAGCCTGAAGCAGCCACACAAATACAGGTCAGCCCGGATCCTGATTTCCTGGGAATTAAATGAGCCAAACCGAGTCAGGCATTCACCAAGCTTAAAATCAAAACCCTGAACACTGAGAATGGGAGAACAGAGAACACATAGAAATGCTACtaagagaaatggaaacaaaactgtCTGACCAGAGTGGTGTTTCTGTAATTTGCCAGAAATTCACCACCATGTTAATGTTGGTAAACAGTCGGATAAAACAGACTAGGACTGACTAAGAGATGGCATTACATCACAGGGGAAAGTCAGGAATGAGCACAAATGGCAAACTGGAAAGAAAGATCCAAGGACACCAGCTAGGCATGATCTAGGTAAGATCCTTCACCTTCTCACCTGAGTATTCTTCGGGTGCCACCAGTATTCCACTTACTACACAGGAGTTTCTCTAAGTTTACGTGACTTCAGGATAGTTCTCTGCTATCTTTAAATATTCAGTGAAAAGCATCTGCTACTGTTGCCTTTGAGCGGATGCAGTATTCAGAAGTAATTGCtaagacagaaggaaaatatacAAGGGCAGACACAAAGGTGGTGAAAAGATTCTGAGTTTCCTTTGTGCAATTAagagtttcatttaaaaagtgtGTAACAAAGTTATGTGTTCTGTACGAATGGGAGCTGCCACTGACATGTTGTATTGACTCTTGCCCAGCAAAAggttttctgcaatttttctgAGTAGGTTTTTCATACCATACTATTTAGACAGATTTTTTAATAGaggttttttgcctttgtgtACAAATCTgcttgcctttatttttataaaaagccctgagaaaacagagattaaaaatgGTGATTGGGACAAAATTATCAGGCTCTATCATAATTATCATAAGGGACACTAACAAATCTCAGTCTCTAAAAACCTAATTGAACCTACCAGTAATTTACACTAGAGTTCAAACCAGCTCATTAGGCAATTAGAAACAATTTgacaaaaatatgtttgttaCCTGTGCTTTGCTATTGGAAGGAAATCTCTGTCATTTCTTGTGGTTATAGCTGTACATTCCACTTTAGCTATTAATTCATTACATTAGCATTGGGTGTCGTATCTTCATCAatatgaaaaaacccacaagaaacCGACTTTCCTTCCAAAACACTGTGTATCACACCCAAATTCCTCCTAAAGTAGAATACATTTAATCCTTACTTTGTATTTAGTTATGTATTTGCATCTAACAGTAAATCTCTGACACTTTTCTATTACCTCGTCACACGAGGAATGATTGAACATAAATGGATGAATTTTCATCCTGGACTGGTTGCAATGCTGCCACTCACAGAACAAAGGCAAATGGCTGTCCTGGAAGGCTGATCTCTGAGTGTTATTTTTGGGTAGTGCTTTAATTCAccaaacaggcagaaaaatattcttgtgAATATTCTATTGTGACGCAGGAATATCATTTTTGGAGGCAAAAGGCAAGCCACTCAGGAGGGAGGTGGCAGCAACTGAGAGAACGTAAATGACAAAGCCTGCTCAGTGTTAGGACAATTCCTTGCAATCATTCCTGATGGAGAGAAGTAGAAGTGGAAATGGAGGTGGTAAAATCTTGTCGTGTAACAAGCAGAGTTAGTGTGTGGAGAATTCAGAAAAGCGAGAAGGCAGCTTTGTGTTGAGACCTGGGAGGATTGaagctgcttattttttttgttcacatAGATGGGGCTTTCTTTTGTCCGAGGCATGAACCCACACTTAATTCTGAGATTGCAGCTCCTTGGACTGTTGGTTTGATTGTGAATCAATTTTCTGATTGATAGCTCAGAAAACACTTGGACTTCTTCAATGTTTGTGGTGAGGCAAGAGAAACATATTAGgaagctgtttcctttttttttccaaagatgcTGGGAATCACCCACACCTCTCTTGGTGGCTTTGTTATTTTACCATCTGCATGATTTCGATTATTAAAGGTTACATGTATTTTGAAGTCTTCCCCTGCACTGGATGTTTGACTTCAATATTTGTACAGTAGGTcttctggagctctgcagcaAGAAAATTCTGTTAGTTTTTTAGTACACAGAAGTTGTAGCTCTTGACATTCTGGCAGGTTTGCCAGGCCTTTGGATGCAGCCAGGCATCAGTGCTACCTTTATGTATAGTACAGAATGACAGCTCTTTGTTTTCTAGGGGATTGGTCATGGGCACAGAACTCACCCCTCTTCTGGATGCT
The genomic region above belongs to Sylvia atricapilla isolate bSylAtr1 chromosome Z, bSylAtr1.pri, whole genome shotgun sequence and contains:
- the SEC11C gene encoding signal peptidase complex catalytic subunit SEC11C isoform X2, with product MIVSSALMIWKGLIVVTGSESPIVVVLSGSMEPAFHRGDLLFLTNFHDDPIRAGEIVVFKVEGRDIPIVHRVIKVHEKGNGNIKFLTKGDNNEVDDRGLYKEGQNWLEKKDVVGRARGFLPYVGMVTIIMNDYPKFKYALLAVMGAYVLLKRES
- the SEC11C gene encoding signal peptidase complex catalytic subunit SEC11C isoform X1, with amino-acid sequence MDLFGDLRRMNKRQLYYQVLNFAMIVSSALMIWKGLIVVTGSESPIVVVLSGSMEPAFHRGDLLFLTNFHDDPIRAGEIVVFKVEGRDIPIVHRVIKVHEKGNGNIKFLTKGDNNEVDDRGLYKEGQNWLEKKDVVGRARGFLPYVGMVTIIMNDYPKFKYALLAVMGAYVLLKRES
- the GRP gene encoding gastrin-releasing peptide, which gives rise to MRGGRPAALPLLALALLTAQGRAAPLQPGGTPALTKIYPRGSHWAVGHLMGKKSAGDFPYGFEEENKTPFSALPNNIKQLEEYLQWEEISKYLLRLLERNENKSGHFLKGEFPWYTRNTWETDDNSSWKHMMDYLLQVVNMKESSRS